A part of Clostridium novyi genomic DNA contains:
- a CDS encoding ABC-F family ATP-binding cassette domain-containing protein — protein MIVLSCKNITKSYGIDEILKNITFNIDEGEHVGLVGCNGAGKSTLFKILTKQLDADSGDMFLDKNKKIGYLSQHLSLDSNNSIYDEALLVFQDLINMENKLALLESEMNKPYDSSNADYHNKIIKDYTNLSELYNNRGGYLYKAEISKVLKGLGFTEEHYYKPINILSGGQKTRVALCKLLLSKPDILLLDEPTNHLDLDAIEWLEDYLQNYKGTIIIISHDRYFLDCITTKTFELINGKLDVYNGNYTTFIDLKKKVFEEKLKAYNLQQAEIKRQEEIIEKYRSFNREKSIKAAESRQKALDKIERLDCPTEDRKLHRFKFETQIKSGNDVLYAENLSKRYEDKLLFENLNLDVKRGEHIALIGENGRGKTTLFKILMNKIKQDSGNFSLGKNVFIGYYDQEQSNLDPNKTVIDEVWDDFPKMTTTEIRNVLAAFLFTGDDVFKQVSKLSGGEKCRINLLKIILSKSNFLLLDEPTNHLDIMSREALEDAIIDYDGTVLVISHDRYFLNKVVEKIHELNIDGIKTYLGNYSYYVEKKKNPFRFQQIEEIQGKTKTQIQSEKKKKREEAKLEKQKKLKVKNLEQDIASLEKYIEELQQKLCLEEIYSDPNKSEEVNKELLTKENKLELLYTEWEELL, from the coding sequence ATGATAGTTTTAAGTTGTAAAAATATAACAAAGAGTTACGGTATAGATGAAATTTTAAAAAATATAACCTTTAATATAGATGAAGGAGAACACGTAGGACTAGTTGGATGTAATGGTGCCGGCAAATCTACTTTATTTAAAATTTTAACTAAACAATTAGATGCTGATAGTGGAGATATGTTTTTAGATAAAAACAAAAAAATTGGTTACTTATCTCAGCATTTATCTCTAGATAGTAATAATTCTATCTATGATGAAGCCCTATTAGTATTTCAAGATTTAATAAACATGGAAAATAAACTAGCTTTATTAGAATCAGAAATGAATAAACCCTATGATTCTTCTAATGCAGATTACCACAACAAAATTATAAAAGATTATACAAACTTATCTGAACTTTATAATAATCGTGGTGGATATCTATATAAGGCAGAAATAAGTAAAGTATTAAAAGGACTAGGATTTACAGAAGAACATTATTATAAACCAATAAATATTTTAAGTGGTGGTCAAAAAACTAGAGTAGCACTATGTAAATTATTACTTTCTAAGCCTGACATTTTATTATTAGATGAACCTACTAACCATCTAGATTTAGATGCAATTGAATGGCTTGAAGATTATTTGCAAAATTATAAAGGAACTATAATTATAATTTCTCATGATAGATACTTTTTAGATTGTATAACAACTAAAACCTTTGAGCTTATAAACGGTAAATTAGATGTTTACAACGGAAATTACACAACTTTTATTGACTTAAAGAAAAAAGTATTTGAAGAAAAACTAAAAGCATACAATTTGCAACAAGCTGAAATCAAACGTCAAGAAGAAATAATAGAAAAATATCGTTCATTCAATAGAGAAAAAAGTATAAAAGCTGCTGAAAGTAGACAAAAAGCTTTAGATAAAATAGAAAGACTTGATTGCCCTACTGAAGATAGAAAACTACATAGGTTTAAATTCGAAACTCAAATTAAAAGTGGTAATGACGTATTATACGCCGAAAATCTTTCAAAACGCTATGAAGATAAACTTCTCTTCGAAAATTTAAACTTAGATGTAAAGCGTGGAGAACACATTGCTTTAATTGGTGAAAATGGTCGTGGAAAAACAACTTTATTTAAAATACTTATGAATAAAATTAAACAAGATAGTGGCAATTTCTCTTTAGGTAAAAATGTTTTTATTGGATATTATGATCAAGAACAATCTAACTTGGATCCAAATAAAACTGTTATTGATGAAGTTTGGGATGACTTTCCTAAAATGACTACTACAGAAATAAGAAACGTTCTAGCAGCATTTTTATTTACAGGAGATGATGTATTTAAACAAGTTTCAAAATTAAGTGGTGGTGAAAAATGTAGAATAAACTTACTTAAAATTATACTTTCAAAGTCTAATTTTCTATTATTAGATGAACCTACAAATCACCTTGATATAATGTCTCGAGAAGCTTTAGAAGATGCTATAATAGATTATGACGGAACTGTACTTGTTATATCTCATGATAGATATTTTTTAAATAAAGTTGTAGAAAAAATACACGAACTAAACATAGATGGTATTAAAACATACCTTGGTAACTATAGTTACTATGTAGAAAAAAAGAAAAACCCATTTAGATTTCAACAAATAGAAGAAATTCAAGGAAAAACAAAAACACAAATTCAATCAGAAAAGAAAAAAAAGCGTGAAGAAGCAAAACTTGAAAAGCAAAAGAAATTAAAGGTTAAAAATTTAGAACAAGATATAGCTTCTTTGGAAAAATATATCGAAGAACTTCAACAA
- a CDS encoding redox-sensing transcriptional repressor Rex, with amino-acid sequence MEKKRNISMAVIRRLPKYYRYLSELIDNDVDRISSKELSEKIGFTASQIRQDLNNFGDFGQQGYGYNVKDLYNEIRSILGLNGDYNIVIVGAGNIGQAIANYTNFDKMGFNLKGIFDVNPKLLGLKIRDVEIKDIDKLEDFLQKEKVHIGVICVTKSNAQDVCDIFKRNGVKGIWNFAPIDLIGGEDVVIENVHLSESLLTLTYLLNGFK; translated from the coding sequence GTGGAAAAGAAAAGAAATATTTCAATGGCCGTTATAAGAAGATTACCAAAATATTACAGATACTTATCTGAACTAATAGATAATGATGTTGATAGAATTTCTTCTAAAGAATTAAGTGAAAAAATAGGATTTACTGCATCACAAATTCGTCAAGATCTTAATAACTTTGGAGATTTTGGTCAACAAGGATACGGATATAATGTAAAAGATTTATATAATGAAATAAGATCTATATTAGGGTTAAACGGGGATTATAATATAGTTATTGTTGGTGCAGGTAATATAGGGCAAGCAATTGCTAATTATACTAATTTTGATAAAATGGGATTTAACTTAAAAGGTATTTTTGATGTTAATCCTAAATTATTAGGATTAAAAATAAGAGACGTAGAAATAAAGGATATAGATAAATTAGAAGATTTTTTACAAAAAGAAAAAGTTCATATTGGAGTTATTTGTGTTACTAAAAGTAATGCTCAAGATGTATGTGATATATTCAAAAGAAATGGTGTTAAAGGAATATGGAATTTTGCACCTATTGATTTAATAGGTGGAGAAGATGTAGTTATAGAAAATGTTCACTTAAGTGAAAGTTTATTAACACTTACATACCTTTTGAATGGATTTAAATAG